The Acinetobacter shaoyimingii DNA segment TTTTAAAGCATGAATCAGGGTCAAAATAATACGCGAACCTGAAGAACCCAATGGGTGACCTAAAGCACATGCACCACCATGAATATTGACTTTTTCAACATCCAGTTTAAAGGCATCAATTGCAGCCATAGTCACCATTGCGAAGGCTTCATTGATTTCCCATAAATCAACTTCTTCAGCAGACCAACCGGTTTTTTTCAAGACTTTTTCAATTGCGCCAACAGGTGCAATCGTGAATTCTGAAGGATGCTGTGAGTTTGATGCATAGGCTTTGATGTGAGCCAATGTTTCAAGTCCATGTGCTTTGGCATAATCTGCCGAAGTCACCACAAAAGCTGAAGCGCCATCGCTAATTGAGCTGGCATTGGCAGCGGTAATGGTGCCATCTTTGGCAAAAGCTGGACGTAGTGTTGGAATTTTATCAATATTGGCATTGGCAGGATTTTCATCGTGCTCAACACTCATTTCGCCTTTACGCGTTTTCACTGTGACAGGCACAATCTCATCTTTTAGATAACCTTGCTCAATTGCTTTTTGCGCTCGAGTTAATGAACGAATGGCAAATTCATCTTGCTGCTCACGTGTATAGCCTTTTTTATTGGCCATATCCTGAGCCAGCACCCCCATAGAAAGTCCTGTTTCAGCATCTTCTAGACCTTCTTGGAACATGTGATCTGTAACTTTGCCATGGCCCATACGATAGCCTGAACGTGCTTTATCGAGTAAGTAAGGCGCATTACTCATTGACTCCATACCACCAGCGACCACAATGTTCGCAGACTCAGCTTTAATTGCGTCAGCAGCTTGCATCACAGCTTTCATACCAGAACCACAAATTTTATTAATGGTTGTTGCACCCACATGATCAGGAACACCTGCCAGTCGCATGGCTTGGCGGGCAGGGCCTTGTTTAAGACCTGCAGGCAAGACACAGCCCATAATGACTTCATCAACTTGTTCAGCAGAAATATCTGCCCGTTTTAGCGACTCTTCAATGACTTTGGCACCTAATTCTGGTGCTGTTAAACCAGACAAGCTACCTTGAAAACCACCCATAGGTGTACGGCTACCTGCAACAATGATGATGTCCTTGGTCATTCTTTTCTCCATTGGTTATTCATGTTCATCTATTTTTTATTGCTCACGCTTTTCAATACGATTTTATAAAACGTACATCGACTATTGTTTTTACACAATTCACGCATTCATACCATATCACCGATTGTGTTAAAAACCCCTCATCCGATATGATCGCAGTGAATTTATTTTGGTCATTTTAAGCGAGTTGTCTATTCCACCTAAGTCCTAGCGCTGACTTTAAAACTAGAATCTACGGATAAAAAATCTTATATGTTTAGGATGTTTAAAAACAAACGCGACTGAATTCAGTCGCGTTTGATAAAATCAGAATTTAAAACCTTATTTAAAATCTTAAGAAAGGCGTTTGA contains these protein-coding regions:
- a CDS encoding thiolase family protein, with the protein product MTKDIIIVAGSRTPMGGFQGSLSGLTAPELGAKVIEESLKRADISAEQVDEVIMGCVLPAGLKQGPARQAMRLAGVPDHVGATTINKICGSGMKAVMQAADAIKAESANIVVAGGMESMSNAPYLLDKARSGYRMGHGKVTDHMFQEGLEDAETGLSMGVLAQDMANKKGYTREQQDEFAIRSLTRAQKAIEQGYLKDEIVPVTVKTRKGEMSVEHDENPANANIDKIPTLRPAFAKDGTITAANASSISDGASAFVVTSADYAKAHGLETLAHIKAYASNSQHPSEFTIAPVGAIEKVLKKTGWSAEEVDLWEINEAFAMVTMAAIDAFKLDVEKVNIHGGACALGHPLGSSGSRIILTLIHALKRLGKTKGIAALCIGGGEATAIAVEIPQL